From a single Acidobacteriota bacterium genomic region:
- a CDS encoding 3-hydroxyacyl-CoA dehydrogenase/enoyl-CoA hydratase family protein: protein MNIRKAAVLGAGTMGAGIAAHLANAGIPVLLLDIAPRELTPGEEAKGLSLESPQVRNRIVKELFEAAKKLKPAPFMLAENAKLISLGNFSDDMAKLKDCDLVIEAVVERLDIKHQVFGEVEKHRKPGSFIATNTSGIPIASIAEPFSDDFKKHFVGVHFFNPPRYMKLVELIPTKWTDGEMACKLSGFLDQRLGKGVVPAKDRPNFIANRIGTFAMMATVHEMVAMGFTPTEVDQMTGKAIGHAKSATFRTADLVGLDVLVHVNRNLYPAVPDDEDRDVFVLPEVIEKMLEKNFLGDKTKGGFYKKSKNAEGKTEIHELDLTTFEYKPQEKTKFASIEAAKGIEDMNKRINTLVWGEDRVGEFLWKTMSRTFRYASNRIPEIADTIVEVDNAIKWGFGWEIGVFETWDAIGLKRSVERMKAEGQPVPESIEKMLAAGAETFYKNDNGNVSFYDLVGGEYKPMPERPGVTILKSVKERAGVIKSNPGASLIDIGDGVACLEFHSKMNSIGGDTVPMMNYALDEVEKNFQGLVVGNQGGNFSAGANIMMLLLAAQEEEWDDINMMVHALQQAVMRLRYSAKPVVTAPYGLTLGGGCEIAIHGDRVRAAGETYIGLVEVGVGLIPAGGGTKEMTMRAMDAAKAVPDTDPLVFLKKTFEMIGMGKVATSAQEAKAWGFLRDVDSISMNGDRLIADAKQEVLNLSASGYSQPVQREDIYVMGEAGQAAIKLALHMMKQGGYISDHDQLIGKKLAKIMSGGDMNHSAYVSEQYLLDLEREAFVSLCGERKTQERIAAMLKTGKPLRN from the coding sequence ATGAATATCCGAAAAGCTGCTGTTTTGGGTGCAGGAACTATGGGGGCCGGCATCGCCGCCCATCTTGCCAATGCCGGTATTCCGGTGCTTTTACTCGACATCGCCCCGAGGGAATTGACGCCCGGAGAAGAGGCAAAAGGGCTTTCGCTTGAATCGCCACAGGTCCGGAACCGGATCGTTAAAGAGCTTTTCGAGGCCGCAAAGAAGCTTAAGCCGGCACCTTTCATGCTTGCCGAAAACGCAAAGCTGATCTCGCTCGGCAACTTTTCTGACGACATGGCAAAGCTCAAGGACTGCGACCTTGTCATCGAGGCCGTCGTCGAGCGGCTCGATATCAAGCATCAGGTCTTTGGCGAGGTCGAAAAGCACCGAAAGCCGGGTTCTTTCATCGCGACCAATACTAGCGGGATTCCGATCGCTTCGATAGCTGAGCCTTTCTCGGACGATTTCAAGAAGCATTTCGTCGGTGTCCATTTCTTTAACCCACCGCGGTACATGAAGCTTGTTGAGCTTATCCCGACCAAGTGGACCGATGGCGAAATGGCGTGTAAGCTTTCGGGCTTTCTCGATCAGCGGCTTGGCAAAGGCGTCGTCCCTGCCAAGGACCGGCCGAACTTCATTGCCAACCGCATCGGCACCTTCGCGATGATGGCAACCGTTCACGAAATGGTCGCTATGGGATTCACGCCGACCGAGGTCGATCAGATGACCGGAAAAGCGATCGGCCATGCGAAATCCGCAACGTTCCGTACCGCTGACCTGGTCGGGCTCGACGTGCTTGTCCACGTGAACCGCAACCTCTATCCAGCCGTACCCGACGACGAGGACCGTGATGTTTTCGTCCTACCCGAGGTCATCGAGAAGATGCTCGAAAAGAACTTTCTCGGCGATAAGACAAAAGGCGGCTTCTACAAAAAATCGAAGAACGCCGAGGGCAAGACGGAGATCCACGAACTTGACCTCACGACCTTTGAGTACAAGCCGCAGGAGAAAACAAAATTCGCTTCGATCGAGGCCGCCAAAGGCATCGAAGATATGAACAAGCGGATCAATACTCTTGTTTGGGGCGAAGACCGCGTCGGCGAATTTCTTTGGAAGACGATGTCCAGGACCTTTCGTTACGCGTCGAACCGTATTCCTGAGATCGCGGATACCATCGTCGAGGTCGATAATGCGATCAAGTGGGGCTTCGGCTGGGAGATCGGTGTTTTCGAGACCTGGGACGCCATCGGGCTTAAGCGCTCGGTCGAACGGATGAAGGCTGAGGGCCAGCCCGTTCCGGAAAGCATCGAGAAGATGCTGGCGGCCGGTGCTGAGACCTTTTATAAGAACGATAACGGCAATGTATCGTTCTATGACCTCGTCGGCGGCGAATACAAGCCAATGCCCGAACGGCCCGGCGTAACCATCCTGAAGTCGGTCAAGGAACGTGCCGGCGTCATAAAGTCGAATCCGGGAGCTTCGTTGATCGATATCGGCGACGGCGTCGCATGTCTCGAATTCCATTCGAAGATGAACTCGATCGGCGGCGATACGGTGCCGATGATGAACTATGCTCTCGACGAGGTCGAGAAGAATTTCCAGGGACTCGTCGTCGGCAACCAAGGCGGTAACTTTTCGGCCGGAGCGAATATCATGATGCTCCTGCTGGCCGCACAGGAAGAAGAGTGGGACGACATCAATATGATGGTCCACGCACTTCAGCAGGCGGTGATGCGACTCAGATATTCGGCGAAACCTGTCGTCACGGCCCCGTATGGATTGACCCTCGGCGGCGGCTGCGAGATCGCGATCCACGGCGACCGAGTGCGGGCTGCGGGCGAAACTTACATCGGTTTGGTCGAGGTCGGCGTCGGTCTCATTCCGGCGGGCGGCGGAACGAAAGAAATGACTATGCGTGCGATGGATGCGGCGAAAGCCGTACCGGACACTGACCCACTTGTCTTCCTGAAAAAGACATTCGAGATGATCGGAATGGGCAAGGTCGCAACCTCCGCTCAGGAAGCAAAAGCATGGGGCTTTCTCCGAGATGTCGATTCGATATCGATGAACGGCGACCGGCTTATCGCCGATGCAAAGCAGGAAGTGCTGAACCTTTCCGCGTCGGGTTATTCCCAGCCGGTACAGCGTGAAGACATTTACGTGATGGGCGAAGCCGGGCAGGCTGCGATCAAGCTTGCGCTTCATATGATGAAACAAGGCGGCTACATTTCCGATCACGACCAACTGATCGGCAAAAAGCTGGCGAAGATAATGAGCGGCGGCGATATGAACCACTCGGCGTATGTTTCCGAGCAGTATCTCCTTGACCTCGAACGCGAAGCATTTGTCTCGCTTTGCGGTGAGCGAAAAACGCAGGAGCGGATCGCGGCAATGTTGAAGACAGGCAAGCCGCTGCGGAACTAG
- a CDS encoding DinB family protein, protein MKNDTYYFANEIKQTVEDARATFGSLSDEQINWKPAAESWSVAQCLDHLIRSNDEMKPVFKAKLGGAKNSFWESWSPLTGFFGGMLKSSLRSDKKKFKAPSDAIVPPSDVPAGIVDRFAESQEWVIAEIEKTAGLNWDKTVVTSPFMGLITYRLRDALDIIVEHSKRHLRQAKRVTELPSFPQ, encoded by the coding sequence ATGAAGAACGACACCTATTACTTTGCAAATGAGATAAAGCAGACGGTCGAGGACGCGAGGGCTACTTTCGGTTCGCTTTCGGACGAGCAGATCAATTGGAAGCCGGCTGCCGAGAGTTGGAGTGTTGCTCAATGCTTGGACCACCTCATCCGCTCGAACGACGAGATGAAGCCGGTATTTAAGGCCAAACTTGGCGGTGCGAAAAACTCGTTCTGGGAATCTTGGTCGCCGTTGACCGGGTTTTTCGGTGGAATGCTTAAAAGCAGCCTTCGCTCGGACAAGAAGAAGTTCAAGGCTCCGAGCGACGCGATCGTTCCACCGAGCGATGTGCCCGCCGGCATCGTTGACCGCTTTGCCGAGAGCCAGGAATGGGTGATCGCCGAGATCGAGAAGACGGCCGGGCTCAATTGGGACAAGACCGTAGTGACCTCGCCGTTTATGGGCTTGATCACGTACCGGCTTCGCGATGCGCTCGACATTATCGTCGAACATTCGAAGCGGCATCTCCGGCAGGCGAAGCGTGTAACTGAGTTGCCGTCGTTTCCGCAATAG
- a CDS encoding DUF4442 domain-containing protein, with the protein MPESITSRMYRWGFNLFPAYRGTGGRVLYIAGDWREVKIRLPLNWRTRNYVGTTFGGSVYGAIDPFYMLMLIHILGPGYTVWDKAANIRFRRPGKSVLYAAFYLSDEEIEEIRSLADRAASIDRVYNVEFKDIEGVVHAHIEKTLYISKKTNSREKSV; encoded by the coding sequence ATGCCCGAAAGCATTACCAGCAGGATGTATCGTTGGGGATTCAACCTTTTTCCGGCATATCGCGGGACGGGCGGCCGGGTACTTTATATCGCAGGTGATTGGCGTGAAGTGAAGATAAGGCTTCCGCTGAACTGGCGGACGCGAAATTATGTTGGGACAACATTCGGCGGAAGCGTTTACGGTGCTATCGACCCGTTCTATATGCTGATGTTGATCCATATTCTTGGCCCGGGTTACACAGTTTGGGACAAGGCTGCGAATATCCGGTTCCGAAGACCCGGCAAGTCCGTTCTTTATGCAGCATTTTATTTGTCTGATGAGGAGATCGAGGAGATCAGGAGCCTTGCCGATAGAGCAGCTTCGATCGACCGGGTATATAACGTAGAGTTCAAAGATATAGAAGGCGTTGTTCATGCGCATATAGAAAAAACGCTGTATATTTCCAAGAAAACAAATTCCAGGGAGAAGAGCGTATGA
- a CDS encoding DNA-3-methyladenine glycosylase I gives MKERCGWARNELAIHYHDTEWGVPQHDDRVLFEFLILEGAQAGLSWDTILAKRENYRKAFDNFDPAKVAKYSEAKCAKLMLNEGIVRNRLKIASAVRNAKAFLAVQKEFGTFDKYIWSFVGGKPIDGKRKVLADVPAKTEVSDAISKDLKKRGFNFVGSTIMYAFMQATGMVNDHVKTCFRYREISK, from the coding sequence ATGAAAGAACGTTGCGGTTGGGCAAGGAACGAACTTGCGATCCATTATCACGATACGGAATGGGGCGTGCCGCAGCACGACGACCGTGTGCTGTTTGAATTCCTGATTCTGGAAGGTGCGCAGGCCGGGCTGAGCTGGGATACCATCCTCGCAAAACGCGAGAATTATCGAAAGGCATTTGATAACTTCGATCCGGCGAAGGTCGCGAAATATAGCGAAGCAAAGTGTGCAAAATTGATGCTGAACGAGGGCATCGTCCGCAACCGATTGAAGATCGCGTCTGCGGTGCGGAATGCAAAAGCCTTTTTGGCGGTGCAAAAGGAATTCGGCACTTTTGATAAGTACATTTGGTCGTTCGTCGGTGGAAAACCGATCGACGGAAAACGAAAGGTGCTCGCCGACGTTCCGGCCAAGACTGAGGTCTCGGATGCGATATCGAAAGACCTGAAAAAGCGAGGCTTCAACTTCGTCGGCTCGACGATAATGTACGCGTTCATGCAGGCGACCGGGATGGTGAATGACCACGTCAAGACGTGTTTTCGGTATCGGGAAATTTCGAAATAG
- the ybaK gene encoding Cys-tRNA(Pro) deacylase, with protein sequence MAMDFPVTQAVRYLREKKVEFVPHLYDYVEKGGAKESARQLGIDVHAVIKTLVFETNERTPLVVLMHGDREVSTKSLARHLGVKSIEPVSPEKATKLTGYLVGGTSPFGMRTKMPVYVERTIFGFDRIWINGGKRGFLVEIKPEVLRLLEVAEVEVGIEN encoded by the coding sequence ATGGCGATGGATTTTCCTGTAACTCAGGCGGTTCGATATTTGAGAGAGAAAAAGGTCGAGTTCGTCCCTCATCTCTACGATTACGTTGAGAAAGGCGGCGCAAAGGAATCGGCTAGGCAATTGGGCATTGATGTCCATGCCGTGATCAAGACGCTGGTGTTTGAAACGAATGAACGGACGCCGCTTGTCGTGCTGATGCATGGCGACAGGGAAGTTTCGACCAAGTCGCTCGCAAGGCATCTTGGCGTCAAATCCATCGAACCTGTGTCGCCCGAAAAGGCAACGAAACTGACCGGCTATCTTGTCGGCGGGACGTCGCCATTCGGGATGAGAACGAAGATGCCGGTTTACGTTGAACGAACCATCTTTGGCTTTGACCGCATTTGGATAAACGGCGGCAAGCGTGGCTTTTTGGTCGAGATCAAGCCGGAAGTATTGCGGCTTCTCGAGGTCGCGGAGGTCGAGGTTGGAATTGAGAATTAG